Proteins encoded by one window of Bradyrhizobium sp. B097:
- a CDS encoding DHA2 family efflux MFS transporter permease subunit, with translation MCFGMFMAILDIQVVATSLPTIQRALAISPSAMSWIQTAYLIAEVIAIPLTGLFTHALSLRWLFAIAVSLFTIASVGCAFSGGFAVLLAFRVLQGFSGGVLIPAVFSAVFMLFPARLHPAATTIGGVVAVLAPTVGPVVGGWITQTWSWPWLFLINLVPGTIAATVTPLLLPKEGVHLRAFARLDTWSLALLAAALASLMIGLKEAPQRGWVSMLCLSLLIGSMAGMALLIRRTLRATHPIARLTLFRRRSFAIGCALSFCLGIGLYGSTYLMPVFLGFVRRHDAFEIGTIMLVTGVAQLVAAPLAAILESRVGALLLTCTGFALFALGLGLSSFQPRTADFGEMFWPQIVRGVAIMFCLLPPTRIAVGTLPEAEVADASGLFNLMRNLGGAIGIALIDTILYGRSPIYGEDFRARLLAGDLNAAQAIGLDPMLLINRPPGPPDDATVAFIRPLVERASLALSVNEAWAMLACVAIVGLLLVLFARDRTPASLPVPRDAN, from the coding sequence ATGTGCTTCGGCATGTTCATGGCGATCCTCGACATCCAGGTCGTCGCGACCTCGTTGCCGACGATCCAGCGCGCGCTTGCGATCTCGCCTTCCGCGATGAGCTGGATCCAGACCGCCTATCTGATCGCCGAGGTGATCGCGATCCCGCTGACCGGATTGTTCACCCATGCGCTGTCGTTGCGGTGGCTGTTCGCGATCGCCGTGAGCCTGTTTACCATCGCCTCGGTCGGCTGCGCCTTCAGTGGCGGCTTTGCCGTGCTGCTGGCGTTTCGCGTGCTGCAGGGATTTTCCGGCGGCGTCCTGATCCCGGCGGTGTTCTCCGCCGTGTTCATGTTGTTTCCGGCGCGCCTTCATCCGGCGGCGACCACGATCGGAGGCGTCGTCGCGGTGCTCGCACCGACGGTCGGACCGGTCGTCGGCGGCTGGATCACGCAGACCTGGTCGTGGCCGTGGTTGTTCCTGATCAACCTGGTTCCGGGAACGATTGCGGCGACGGTCACGCCGTTGCTGCTTCCGAAGGAGGGCGTGCATCTCCGTGCGTTCGCCAGACTGGACACATGGTCGCTGGCCCTGCTCGCAGCGGCGCTCGCAAGCCTCATGATCGGTCTGAAGGAAGCGCCGCAGCGCGGCTGGGTCTCGATGCTTTGCCTGAGCCTGCTAATCGGAAGCATGGCCGGGATGGCGCTGCTGATCCGGCGCACGCTCCGCGCGACGCATCCGATCGCGCGATTGACCCTGTTCAGGCGGCGTTCGTTCGCGATCGGTTGCGCCCTGAGCTTCTGCCTCGGCATCGGCCTGTATGGATCGACCTATCTGATGCCGGTATTCCTCGGCTTCGTCCGCCGCCATGATGCCTTCGAGATCGGCACCATCATGCTGGTCACGGGGGTTGCGCAGCTCGTCGCCGCGCCGCTGGCGGCAATCCTCGAAAGCCGCGTCGGCGCGCTTTTGTTGACTTGTACAGGCTTCGCCTTGTTTGCGCTCGGTCTCGGCTTGAGCTCTTTTCAGCCGCGCACCGCGGATTTCGGCGAGATGTTCTGGCCGCAGATCGTGCGCGGCGTCGCGATCATGTTCTGTTTGCTGCCGCCGACGCGCATTGCGGTGGGCACCCTGCCCGAGGCGGAGGTTGCCGACGCCAGCGGACTGTTCAACCTGATGCGCAATCTGGGTGGCGCGATCGGGATCGCCTTGATCGATACCATCCTCTACGGGCGAAGCCCAATCTATGGCGAGGATTTTCGTGCACGCCTGCTGGCAGGTGATCTCAACGCGGCACAGGCGATCGGCCTCGATCCGATGTTGCTGATCAACCGCCCGCCGGGTCCGCCGGATGACGCGACGGTGGCGTTCATCCGGCCGCTGGTCGAGCGGGCATCGCTCGCCCTCAGCGTCAACGAGGCATGGGCGATGCTGGCCTGCGTGGCGATCGTCGGGCTTCTGCTGGTGTTATTCGCGCGCGATCGGACACCGGCATCGCTCCCGGTGCCTCGGGATGCGAACTAG
- a CDS encoding isoprenylcysteine carboxylmethyltransferase family protein: MSLASVILALVTLQRLGELGLARRNTERLLARGAIEVGARHYPLIVLVHAGWLTALWIWGRNQDVNLAILAAFLLLQGLRLWILAALGPRWTTRIIVLPGAPLVASGPYRFFPHPNYAVVVGEIALLPLALHLPVLALIFTLLNLAVLAIRIRAESRALSVAGWPRTGTP; this comes from the coding sequence ATGAGCCTCGCCTCGGTCATCCTTGCGCTGGTGACGCTGCAGCGTCTCGGCGAGCTCGGGCTGGCGCGGCGCAACACGGAGCGGCTGCTGGCGCGCGGCGCGATCGAGGTCGGCGCCAGACATTACCCGCTCATCGTGCTGGTTCATGCCGGCTGGCTGACCGCGCTGTGGATCTGGGGCCGCAACCAGGATGTCAACTTGGCCATACTCGCGGCCTTTCTGCTGCTGCAAGGCTTGCGGTTGTGGATCCTCGCTGCGCTCGGACCGCGATGGACCACGCGGATCATCGTCTTGCCGGGTGCGCCGTTGGTCGCATCCGGGCCGTACCGGTTTTTCCCGCATCCAAACTATGCCGTCGTGGTCGGTGAAATCGCGCTGCTTCCGCTCGCACTGCATCTGCCGGTGCTGGCGCTGATCTTCACCTTGCTCAATCTCGCGGTGCTTGCGATCCGGATTCGCGCCGAAAGCCGCGCACTCTCGGTTGCCGGCTGGCCACGCACAGGCACGCCATGA
- a CDS encoding type III polyketide synthase, which translates to MIETKQTAALVSMATAVPPHLFHQGRVLQAARDLLADRYPEFETLSSLFANTGIQHRYGVKPIEWYLERRGWPERTQAFLEGAEALFVDVARKALTRADLTGSDIDVVVTVCSTGIATPTLEARVAGKLGLRTDVSRVPVFGLGCAGGVSGLSIAARLAQAQPGANVLLVALELCTLAVRHDELTKANIVAASLFGDGAAAIVLRAGDGGATRIEAAGEKLWPDTLGIMGWTVDPEGFGVVFQRTIPDFVRDHVGPAVSEILARMELTADDIDRFLCHPGGSKVIAALERALALDQGTLDHERDVIAACGNMSAPTVLFVLERARAKGLPPRSLLTALGPGFTLSCVALRHAA; encoded by the coding sequence ATGATCGAGACCAAGCAGACGGCCGCGCTTGTTTCCATGGCGACGGCGGTTCCACCGCATCTGTTCCATCAGGGACGAGTCCTGCAGGCCGCGCGCGACCTTCTCGCCGACCGCTATCCGGAGTTCGAGACGCTCTCCAGCCTGTTCGCCAACACCGGCATCCAGCATCGCTATGGCGTGAAGCCGATCGAATGGTATCTCGAACGGCGCGGTTGGCCGGAGCGAACGCAGGCCTTCCTGGAAGGCGCGGAGGCGCTGTTCGTCGATGTCGCCCGCAAGGCGCTTACGCGTGCCGACCTGACCGGCAGCGACATCGATGTCGTGGTCACGGTGTGCTCGACGGGCATCGCCACGCCGACGCTGGAGGCGCGCGTCGCCGGCAAGCTCGGCCTGCGGACCGATGTGTCGCGCGTGCCGGTGTTCGGCCTCGGCTGCGCGGGCGGCGTGTCGGGCCTGTCGATCGCGGCGCGGCTGGCGCAGGCGCAGCCGGGTGCGAACGTGCTGCTGGTCGCGCTCGAACTCTGCACGCTCGCGGTCCGCCACGACGAGCTCACCAAGGCGAATATCGTTGCCGCCAGCCTGTTCGGCGATGGCGCCGCGGCGATCGTGCTGCGCGCCGGAGACGGCGGCGCGACGCGGATCGAGGCGGCCGGCGAAAAGCTGTGGCCGGATACGCTCGGCATCATGGGTTGGACGGTCGATCCGGAAGGCTTCGGCGTCGTCTTTCAGCGCACCATTCCGGATTTCGTCCGCGACCATGTTGGACCGGCCGTTAGCGAAATTCTGGCACGGATGGAGCTGACGGCCGATGATATCGATCGCTTCCTCTGCCATCCCGGCGGCTCCAAGGTCATCGCCGCGCTGGAGCGGGCGCTGGCGCTCGATCAGGGCACGCTCGATCACGAGCGCGACGTCATTGCTGCCTGCGGCAACATGTCGGCCCCGACGGTTCTCTTCGTCCTCGAACGCGCCCGCGCCAAGGGCTTGCCGCCGCGCTCGCTGCTCACGGCGCTCGGGCCCGGCTTCACGCTCAGCTGCGTCGCGCTCAGGCACGCGGCATGA
- a CDS encoding MFS transporter — translation MAENDDRNSGPVSRGDVARYPVFAVVAVLLGAFLANFDSRLTSVGLPDLRGAFSLTFDEGAWLSTAAIGSQIFIAPAVAWLATAFGLRRVLGIPSLVYAVVSLTIPFVHDYTTLIVVLSIAHGMLLGTFVPATLMIILRNLPIRWWLPAIAMYSIRVGFALDSSSSLVGFYVEHLGWQWLYWQGVVVAPLMGLMVYLGTPNEPVNRDLLHHADWGGMLLLGAGLAMVYAGLDQGNRLDWLSSGTVMALLIGGGLLIIAFMINETVARRPWAHFNVLFSRNIGLSLIVILLYTLTSLSNSSLVPNFLGTIGALRPEQSGVLLFTYGALPMFVLVPISIVLLRHLDPRIVVVLGFSAFAAANLWGTQLSHVWAREDFVGIVLLTSVGQAFTLLPIIIMALSNSDPSRATAFAAYIQIMRLGGAEIGIALMGTWLRVREQIHSNYLGQHVQSGDVDVVNLLKRLAGEFSGHGIGTAAGRAIGTLAALVQREANTLAYIDGFWLCFWIAILALFVVALITRAPQGPLSPVPLGFVKDVLRRLGAAAS, via the coding sequence ATGGCGGAAAATGACGACCGCAACAGCGGTCCGGTCTCGCGCGGCGATGTCGCACGCTATCCGGTGTTTGCCGTCGTCGCCGTGCTGCTCGGCGCGTTCCTGGCGAATTTCGACAGCCGCCTGACCTCGGTCGGCCTGCCCGACCTGCGGGGCGCGTTCTCGCTCACTTTCGACGAGGGCGCCTGGCTCTCGACCGCGGCGATCGGCTCGCAGATCTTCATCGCGCCCGCGGTGGCCTGGCTCGCCACCGCGTTCGGCTTGCGCCGCGTGCTCGGCATTCCGAGCCTGGTCTATGCCGTGGTCTCGCTGACCATCCCGTTCGTGCACGACTACACGACGCTGATCGTCGTGCTCAGCATCGCCCACGGCATGCTGCTCGGCACCTTCGTGCCGGCGACGCTGATGATCATCCTGCGCAACCTGCCGATCCGCTGGTGGCTGCCCGCGATCGCGATGTATTCGATCCGCGTCGGCTTCGCGCTGGATTCGTCGAGCTCACTGGTCGGATTCTATGTCGAGCACCTCGGCTGGCAGTGGCTGTATTGGCAGGGCGTCGTGGTCGCGCCGCTAATGGGATTGATGGTCTATCTCGGCACGCCGAACGAGCCGGTCAATCGCGACCTGCTGCACCATGCCGATTGGGGCGGCATGCTGCTGCTCGGCGCCGGCTTGGCGATGGTCTATGCCGGCCTCGATCAGGGCAACCGGCTTGACTGGTTGTCGTCGGGCACCGTGATGGCGCTCTTGATTGGCGGCGGGCTTTTGATCATCGCCTTCATGATCAACGAGACGGTCGCGCGCCGGCCGTGGGCGCATTTCAACGTGCTGTTCTCGCGCAATATCGGGCTCTCGCTGATCGTCATCCTGCTGTACACGCTGACCAGCCTGTCGAACTCGTCGCTGGTGCCGAATTTCCTCGGCACCATCGGCGCGCTGCGGCCGGAGCAGTCGGGCGTGCTGCTGTTCACCTACGGCGCGCTGCCGATGTTCGTGCTGGTGCCGATCTCGATTGTCCTGTTGCGTCACCTCGATCCGCGCATCGTCGTGGTGCTCGGATTCTCGGCATTCGCAGCCGCCAATCTCTGGGGCACGCAGCTGAGCCATGTCTGGGCACGCGAGGACTTCGTCGGCATCGTCCTGCTCACGTCGGTCGGGCAGGCGTTCACGCTGCTGCCGATCATCATCATGGCGCTGTCCAATTCCGATCCGTCACGGGCGACGGCGTTCGCGGCCTATATCCAGATCATGCGGCTCGGCGGCGCCGAGATCGGCATCGCCCTGATGGGCACCTGGCTGCGCGTTCGCGAGCAGATCCATTCGAACTATCTCGGCCAGCACGTCCAGAGCGGCGATGTCGACGTCGTGAACCTGCTGAAGCGGTTGGCCGGTGAATTTTCCGGCCACGGCATCGGCACGGCGGCGGGACGTGCCATCGGCACGCTGGCGGCGCTGGTGCAGCGCGAGGCCAACACGCTCGCCTACATTGACGGCTTCTGGCTGTGCTTCTGGATCGCGATCCTGGCGCTGTTCGTGGTCGCCCTGATCACGCGCGCGCCGCAGGGTCCGCTGTCGCCGGTGCCGCTTGGCTTCGTGAAGGACGTGCTGCGCAGGTTGGGCGCCGCCGCTTCCTGA
- a CDS encoding HlyD family secretion protein → MTEQVQDSRLPASQTAPAPAAAPAKPQPAASGFWSRFAIPLFAVLAALAFVAVATTHWDAWVGSATIQTTNDAYVRAELTQLSSRVSGEVLTVAVSDFQRVKAGDLLVQIDPADYQAQVAQAEAGVVGAQAALDNLNNQVELQYATIAQAEASRLSAEAQQTLARQEQERQQSLSQTDAGTRQRLEQATASYAKSEADVQASRAVIAAQRHQLEVLQGTKKQRAADLDAAKALLASAKLKLGYTRIVAPFDGVTGERQVQPGDYVNIGANLINVVPLPNVYVIANYKETQLTNVKPGQPVAVTVDTFSGQTLRGVVERIAPASGSQFALLPPDNATGNFTKVVQRIPVRIQFDEGQPLLERLLPGMSVVTRINTGEAVANGGK, encoded by the coding sequence GTGACAGAGCAGGTTCAAGACAGTCGGCTACCCGCCAGCCAGACCGCGCCTGCCCCGGCGGCCGCGCCAGCCAAGCCGCAGCCTGCGGCGAGCGGCTTCTGGAGCCGTTTCGCCATCCCGTTGTTTGCGGTGCTGGCTGCGCTCGCATTCGTCGCGGTGGCGACCACGCATTGGGACGCCTGGGTCGGCAGCGCCACGATCCAGACCACCAATGATGCCTATGTGCGCGCCGAGTTGACCCAGCTCTCGAGCCGCGTGTCCGGCGAAGTGCTCACCGTCGCCGTCTCCGATTTCCAGCGCGTCAAGGCCGGCGATCTCCTGGTGCAGATCGATCCTGCCGACTATCAGGCGCAGGTCGCGCAGGCCGAGGCCGGTGTGGTCGGCGCGCAGGCCGCGCTCGATAACCTCAACAATCAGGTCGAGCTGCAATATGCGACCATCGCGCAGGCCGAGGCCTCGCGGCTATCAGCAGAGGCCCAGCAGACCCTGGCGCGCCAGGAGCAAGAGCGTCAGCAATCGCTGTCGCAAACCGACGCCGGCACGCGGCAGCGGCTCGAGCAAGCCACCGCATCCTATGCCAAGTCGGAGGCCGACGTGCAGGCCAGCCGTGCGGTGATCGCTGCGCAGCGCCATCAGCTCGAGGTCCTGCAGGGCACCAAGAAGCAACGCGCCGCCGATCTCGACGCCGCCAAGGCGCTGCTGGCATCGGCCAAGCTCAAGCTTGGATACACCAGGATCGTCGCGCCGTTCGACGGCGTCACCGGCGAGCGCCAGGTGCAGCCGGGCGACTACGTCAACATCGGCGCCAATCTGATCAATGTTGTACCGCTGCCGAACGTCTATGTGATCGCCAACTACAAGGAAACCCAGTTGACCAACGTCAAGCCGGGCCAGCCGGTCGCGGTCACCGTCGATACGTTCTCCGGCCAGACGCTGCGCGGCGTCGTCGAGCGCATCGCGCCGGCGAGCGGATCGCAATTCGCGCTGCTGCCGCCCGATAACGCCACCGGCAATTTCACCAAGGTGGTGCAGCGCATCCCGGTGCGTATCCAATTCGACGAGGGCCAGCCGTTGCTCGAGCGCCTGCTGCCGGGCATGTCGGTGGTCACGCGGATCAATACCGGCGAGGCGGTCGCCAATGGCGGAAAATGA
- the nth gene encoding endonuclease III: MAKIIRSQRASTSSVRSAPKKKAAKAAKPLPKRAAKKPATKAAKKVAKKTAKPKPWTAAEVYEAFDRFRKANPEPKGELEHLNPYTLLVAVVLSAQATDAGVNKATRALFAIADTPEKMLELGEDRVRDYIKTIGLYRNKARNVIALSEKLIAEFGGEVPRTRAEIESLPGAGRKTANVVLNMAFGEHTMAVDTHVFRVGNRTGLAPGKTPLEVELGLEKVIPTEFMLHAHHWLILHGRYTCLARGPRCDVCLINDLCRWPEKTV; this comes from the coding sequence ATGGCCAAAATCATCCGCTCTCAACGCGCCAGCACCTCAAGCGTTCGGTCCGCGCCGAAGAAGAAAGCCGCCAAAGCGGCAAAGCCGCTGCCCAAACGCGCGGCAAAGAAGCCGGCGACCAAGGCCGCCAAGAAGGTTGCCAAGAAAACCGCAAAGCCAAAACCATGGACGGCGGCGGAGGTCTACGAGGCCTTCGACCGGTTCCGCAAAGCCAATCCCGAGCCGAAGGGCGAACTCGAGCATCTCAACCCCTACACGCTGCTGGTTGCGGTGGTGTTGTCGGCGCAGGCAACCGATGCCGGCGTCAACAAGGCGACGCGGGCGCTGTTTGCGATCGCCGACACGCCGGAGAAGATGCTCGAGCTCGGCGAAGACCGAGTGCGCGACTACATCAAGACCATCGGGCTCTATCGCAACAAAGCCAGGAACGTCATCGCGCTGTCGGAGAAGCTGATCGCCGAATTCGGCGGTGAGGTGCCGCGCACCCGCGCCGAAATCGAATCATTGCCTGGCGCTGGCCGCAAGACCGCGAATGTCGTGCTCAACATGGCGTTCGGCGAACATACGATGGCGGTCGACACCCATGTGTTCCGGGTCGGCAACCGCACCGGTCTCGCGCCCGGCAAGACGCCGCTCGAGGTCGAGCTGGGATTGGAGAAGGTGATCCCGACCGAGTTCATGCTGCACGCCCATCACTGGCTGATCCTGCATGGCCGCTATACCTGCCTCGCCCGCGGTCCGCGTTGCGACGTATGTTTGATCAATGATCTTTGCCGGTGGCCGGAGAAGACCGTCTAA
- a CDS encoding DUF2244 domain-containing protein: protein MTAGNDFDPGEDPRADDLDVDAPEAEPKLFSALLTPHRSLNRTGFIVLMSFVTVVSFIAGAVFWWLGAWPIFGFFGLDVLVIYWAFKVNFRTAKASEEITVTPSELRVRRISHRGHVAEWVLNPLWVRFEQISHEEFGIERLYLVSRGRRVSVGSFLSPDEKASFSKALTAALNTAKRGLTYNPIR from the coding sequence ATGACCGCAGGCAACGACTTTGATCCGGGCGAAGACCCCAGGGCCGATGACCTCGACGTCGATGCGCCCGAGGCGGAGCCGAAACTGTTCTCGGCGCTGCTGACGCCGCACCGCTCGCTGAATCGCACCGGCTTTATCGTGCTGATGTCGTTCGTCACCGTGGTCAGCTTCATCGCCGGCGCGGTGTTCTGGTGGCTCGGCGCCTGGCCGATCTTCGGCTTCTTCGGCCTCGACGTGCTGGTGATCTACTGGGCGTTCAAGGTCAATTTCCGCACCGCCAAGGCGAGCGAGGAGATCACCGTGACGCCGTCGGAACTGCGGGTGCGCCGCATCAGTCACCGCGGCCATGTGGCCGAATGGGTGCTCAACCCGCTCTGGGTGCGGTTCGAGCAGATCTCGCACGAGGAGTTCGGCATCGAGCGGCTTTACCTGGTGTCCCGGGGCCGCCGGGTCAGCGTCGGCAGCTTCCTGAGCCCGGACGAAAAGGCCAGCTTTTCCAAAGCGTTGACTGCTGCGTTGAATACCGCGAAACGCGGCCTGACCTACAATCCCATCCGCTAG
- a CDS encoding bifunctional helix-turn-helix domain-containing protein/methylated-DNA--[protein]-cysteine S-methyltransferase, with protein MMTLAIHDQRLAKPGFHQSAALRDYDSVRRAIAFISEHWRAQPTIEAMADAAAVTPDELHHLFRRWAGLTPKAFMQALTLDHAKNLLRDSASVLDAALDSGLSGPGRLHDLFVTHEAMSPGEWKTGGGGMTLRFGFHPSPFGTAIVIATDRGLAGLAFADPGDEQTAFADMKRRWPNATFVEDTDGTTALAQRVFDTRLWRADQPLRVVLIGTDFEVRVWETLLKVPMGRAVSYSDIASNINNPKASRAVGAAVGRNPVSFVVPCHRALGKSGALTGYHWGITRKQAMLGWEAGQVGLH; from the coding sequence ATGATGACACTCGCCATACATGACCAGCGCCTGGCCAAGCCGGGCTTCCACCAGAGCGCCGCGCTGCGCGACTATGACTCGGTCCGGCGCGCCATCGCGTTCATTTCGGAGCACTGGCGCGCGCAGCCGACCATCGAAGCGATGGCCGATGCCGCCGCCGTGACGCCGGATGAACTGCACCATCTGTTCCGCCGCTGGGCCGGGTTGACGCCGAAGGCCTTCATGCAGGCGCTGACCCTCGACCACGCCAAGAACCTGCTGCGCGATTCCGCCAGCGTGCTCGACGCGGCACTCGACTCGGGTCTTTCAGGCCCGGGACGGCTGCACGATCTGTTCGTCACGCATGAGGCGATGTCTCCAGGCGAATGGAAGACCGGCGGCGGCGGCATGACGCTGCGCTTCGGCTTCCACCCCTCGCCGTTCGGCACAGCGATCGTGATCGCAACTGACCGCGGGCTCGCGGGGCTTGCCTTCGCCGACCCCGGCGACGAGCAGACCGCGTTTGCCGACATGAAGCGGCGCTGGCCGAACGCGACCTTTGTCGAGGACACTGACGGCACCACCGCACTGGCGCAACGCGTGTTCGATACGCGGTTGTGGCGCGCGGACCAGCCGCTGCGCGTCGTCTTGATCGGCACCGACTTCGAGGTGCGGGTGTGGGAAACGCTGCTCAAGGTCCCGATGGGCCGCGCGGTGAGCTATTCCGACATCGCCAGCAATATCAACAATCCGAAGGCCTCGCGCGCCGTCGGCGCCGCGGTCGGCCGCAATCCGGTGTCGTTCGTGGTGCCTTGCCATCGCGCACTCGGCAAGAGCGGCGCGCTGACCGGCTACCACTGGGGCATCACCCGCAAGCAGGCGATGCTGGGCTGGGAAGCTGGCCAGGTGGGATTGCACTAG
- a CDS encoding 2,3-bisphosphoglycerate-dependent phosphoglycerate mutase — MSDRLLVLVRHGQSEWNLKNLFTGWKDPDLTEQGIAEAKDAGRKLKAQGLSFDVAFTSDLTRAQHTLKLMLEQIGQTGLPTTKNLALNERDYGDLSGLNKDDARKKWGEDQVLVWRRSYDVPPPGGESLKDTLARTLPYYVQEILPGVLRGQRTLIAAHGNSLRALIMVLEKLSPEQILKRELATGAPVVYRLNADSTVASKVDLAG, encoded by the coding sequence ATGAGTGATCGTCTTCTTGTGCTCGTTCGTCATGGTCAGAGCGAATGGAATCTGAAGAACCTGTTCACCGGGTGGAAGGATCCCGATCTCACCGAGCAGGGCATCGCTGAAGCCAAGGACGCCGGCCGCAAGCTGAAGGCGCAGGGCCTGTCGTTCGACGTTGCCTTCACCTCCGATCTGACGCGCGCGCAGCACACGCTGAAGCTGATGCTGGAGCAGATCGGCCAGACCGGGTTGCCGACCACGAAGAATCTGGCGCTCAATGAGCGGGACTACGGCGATCTCTCGGGCCTCAACAAGGACGACGCCCGCAAGAAGTGGGGCGAGGACCAGGTCCTGGTCTGGCGCCGGTCCTACGACGTGCCGCCGCCCGGCGGCGAGAGCCTGAAAGATACGCTGGCGCGCACACTGCCCTATTACGTGCAGGAGATCCTGCCCGGCGTGCTGCGCGGCCAGCGCACGCTGATCGCCGCCCACGGCAATTCGCTGCGCGCGCTGATCATGGTGCTGGAGAAGCTTTCGCCGGAGCAGATCCTCAAGCGCGAACTCGCGACCGGCGCGCCGGTGGTCTACCGGCTCAACGCCGATTCCACCGTTGCATCGAAGGTCGATCTCGCGGGGTAG
- the dapB gene encoding 4-hydroxy-tetrahydrodipicolinate reductase: MADMRLIVAGAGGRMGRTLTRVISETPGAVLVGALEAPGSELLGKDAGVLAGLPANDVKLSADLWSMSAAADGILDFTVPAATIANVAIAAERGLVHVIGTTGLSQSDDAVIRSVTDRAIVVKSGNMSLGVNLLAALVKRVAQSLDQSFDIEILEMHHKSKIDAPSGTALMLGEAAAAGRQIALEQHSARGRDGLTGARRAGDIGFASLRGGTAAGDHSVIFAGPSERITLSHHAEDRALFAQGALKAALWAHGKKPGMYSMTDVLGLSD; the protein is encoded by the coding sequence ATGGCTGACATGCGTCTGATTGTTGCGGGAGCCGGCGGCCGGATGGGCCGCACGCTGACGCGGGTGATTTCCGAAACCCCGGGGGCGGTGCTGGTCGGCGCGCTGGAAGCGCCGGGCTCGGAACTGCTCGGCAAGGACGCCGGTGTGCTCGCCGGCCTTCCCGCCAACGACGTCAAGCTGTCGGCCGATCTGTGGTCGATGTCCGCGGCTGCCGACGGCATCCTGGATTTCACCGTGCCGGCCGCGACCATCGCCAATGTCGCGATCGCGGCCGAGCGCGGCCTTGTTCACGTCATCGGCACCACCGGCCTGTCGCAGTCCGACGACGCGGTGATCCGCAGCGTCACCGACCGCGCCATCGTGGTGAAATCGGGCAATATGAGCCTCGGCGTCAATCTGCTTGCCGCGCTGGTCAAGCGCGTCGCGCAGTCGCTCGACCAGAGCTTTGACATCGAAATTCTCGAGATGCACCACAAGTCCAAGATCGACGCGCCGTCGGGCACCGCCTTGATGCTCGGCGAAGCTGCCGCTGCAGGACGCCAGATCGCGCTGGAGCAGCATTCGGCGCGCGGCCGCGATGGCCTCACCGGGGCGCGCCGTGCCGGCGATATCGGCTTTGCCTCGTTGCGCGGCGGCACCGCGGCCGGCGATCACAGCGTGATCTTTGCCGGTCCTTCGGAGCGCATCACGCTCTCGCATCATGCCGAGGACCGCGCGCTGTTCGCGCAGGGCGCGCTGAAGGCGGCGCTGTGGGCGCATGGCAAGAAGCCCGGCATGTATTCGATGACCGACGTTCTCGGGTTGAGCGACTGA
- a CDS encoding DUF1330 domain-containing protein: protein MAKGYWIGRVDVHNEEGYKPYMAANPAIFQKFGGKFIVRGGKFTGVEGQSRSRNVVIEFPDYATALACYQSPEYQANIKVRQPHSIADLIIIEGHDSP from the coding sequence ATGGCGAAGGGATACTGGATCGGACGCGTCGACGTTCACAATGAGGAGGGCTACAAGCCCTACATGGCGGCCAACCCGGCGATCTTCCAGAAGTTCGGCGGCAAGTTCATCGTGCGCGGTGGCAAGTTCACCGGCGTGGAGGGCCAGAGCCGCTCGCGCAACGTCGTGATCGAATTCCCCGATTACGCGACCGCGCTCGCTTGCTACCAATCGCCGGAATACCAGGCCAATATCAAGGTGCGGCAGCCGCACTCGATCGCCGACCTCATTATCATCGAGGGGCACGACAGCCCGTAG